One genomic window of Bradyrhizobium sp. B124 includes the following:
- a CDS encoding DUF2877 domain-containing protein encodes MGLLADRALRDRAAGQVVAVFERSFYAVIDGIWICVGRIGIGSGPLHVVGDFRWSGLVVGDPVRVADSILWIGATPLANLAARAVWAPRAAPRWSTGSLRRGLDAVDEVWGGDLTSEGLAAVGAGHAPGDASALVRAAMPGLAALERVLAGSDDDADRESGLASLIGLGPGLTPSGDDLIGGALIALAALGRIECRDALWKHCRALLDGTNDISRIHLRAAALGYGAAALHAAIHATMSGEAAEFHRALTALTAIGHTSGLDAFAGSLIVLRHALRER; translated from the coding sequence GTGGGGCTGCTTGCCGACAGGGCGCTTCGCGATCGCGCCGCGGGCCAGGTCGTCGCCGTGTTCGAACGTTCGTTCTACGCCGTGATCGACGGGATCTGGATCTGCGTTGGACGGATCGGCATCGGATCGGGTCCGCTGCACGTGGTCGGCGACTTCCGATGGTCGGGCCTTGTGGTCGGCGATCCGGTGCGGGTCGCAGACTCCATTCTGTGGATCGGAGCGACGCCGCTCGCGAATCTGGCCGCGCGGGCCGTCTGGGCGCCGCGCGCTGCACCACGCTGGTCGACGGGCAGCCTGCGACGCGGCCTTGATGCCGTCGACGAGGTGTGGGGCGGTGATCTGACTTCGGAGGGCCTAGCCGCGGTCGGGGCCGGACATGCTCCGGGCGACGCCTCCGCGCTCGTTCGGGCCGCCATGCCCGGTCTCGCTGCACTGGAACGAGTCCTGGCAGGCTCGGATGACGATGCGGATCGCGAGTCCGGGCTTGCCAGCCTGATCGGTCTCGGGCCGGGGCTTACGCCGTCCGGCGACGACCTGATCGGCGGTGCGCTGATTGCGTTGGCTGCGCTGGGACGCATCGAATGTCGCGATGCATTGTGGAAACATTGTCGTGCGCTGCTCGATGGCACCAACGACATCAGCCGAATCCATCTGCGCGCGGCGGCGCTGGGCTACGGCGCGGCAGCACTGCACGCTGCCATCCATGCAACGATGAGCGGCGAGGCCGCCGAATTTCATCGCGCCCTCACGGCCCTGACCGCGATCGGGCATACATCCGGACTGGATGCATTTGCCGGCAGTCTGATCGTCCTGCGCCACGCCCTTCGCGAGCGGTGA
- a CDS encoding branched-chain amino acid ABC transporter ATP-binding protein/permease produces the protein MTSRASLLVAVAAFAIAIGYAAVADSYSVFLIATISLTAIACIGLNVLLGLAGQISLGHIGFMAIGAYTTVLLMEKAGWPYLAATAGAIVLVSIVGGLLAMPALRVRGPYLAMVTIAFGFIVEHVTIEWRDLTGGGNGLMLSAPPSVFGYALSERSLAIAGVVLVFVGLFLFERLKRSGWGYAMRAARDTEVATRSLGIDLVQVRAVAFVISAAAMALAGALFAPLQGYISPSSFPFLQSVLLLLAVMVGGAGSVLGPVIGAALVVLLPEALSDLAEYRLLAFGVLLFLVLRAAPSGIVGLAEQLAARFLPARKPVAEPAIAAANADAAILETHSAAGLDVTDLSISFGGVRAVQGVSFKAAPGAVTSIIGPNGAGKTSALNLLCGFYRPQAGTVKLGDRDVTGMTSHLLARVGVARTFQTTQLFGSLTILENILLAERVGRLGGVVSALRNAETEGFARFLLRFAGVDGDVDRLADSLSHGEKRLVEIARALALRPRILLLDEPAAGLSKGDKQRLTALLRRIADLGIAVIIVEHDMPMIMSLSDLIVVLDGGKRIATGDAAAIRNDPLVRKAYLGDATPGEKSRAPRPARQGTALEVKTLDSFYGLSRALNGIDLVVAPGEAVAVLGANGAGKTTLMRSIAGLEPPRSTGEVRLAETRIDRMPAHIRARYGVVLVPEGRQVFPELTVKQNLQLGAYARKGLDLDAEIEAMFVRFPRLKERIDQRAGLLSGGEQQMLAVARGLLTGPKIFMLDEPSLGLAPLVVDELFASFERLRSEGMTIIVVDQMAGHALALADRAYLLETGAILKSGAADIIAEDPLLEAAYLGGEAQAGAPQRFAAQAR, from the coding sequence ATGACCTCGCGCGCCTCCCTTCTCGTCGCGGTCGCGGCGTTCGCGATTGCCATCGGCTATGCCGCGGTCGCGGACAGCTATTCGGTGTTCCTGATCGCGACGATCTCGCTGACGGCGATCGCCTGCATCGGCCTCAACGTCCTGCTCGGTCTCGCCGGCCAGATCTCGCTCGGCCATATCGGCTTCATGGCGATCGGTGCGTACACCACCGTGCTGCTGATGGAGAAGGCTGGATGGCCCTACCTCGCCGCGACGGCGGGGGCCATCGTGCTGGTCAGCATCGTCGGCGGCCTGCTCGCGATGCCGGCGCTGCGCGTGCGCGGGCCGTACCTCGCGATGGTGACGATTGCGTTTGGCTTCATCGTCGAGCATGTCACGATCGAGTGGCGCGATCTCACCGGCGGCGGCAACGGCCTGATGCTGAGCGCGCCGCCGAGCGTGTTCGGCTATGCGCTGTCCGAGCGTTCGCTTGCCATCGCCGGCGTCGTGCTGGTGTTTGTTGGTCTCTTCCTGTTCGAGCGCCTGAAGCGCAGCGGCTGGGGCTATGCCATGCGTGCCGCCCGCGATACCGAGGTCGCGACGCGCTCGCTCGGCATCGATCTGGTTCAGGTCCGCGCCGTGGCCTTCGTGATCTCGGCGGCCGCGATGGCGCTGGCCGGCGCGCTGTTCGCACCGCTGCAGGGCTATATCAGCCCGAGTTCGTTCCCGTTCCTGCAATCGGTGCTGCTGTTGCTCGCGGTGATGGTCGGCGGCGCCGGCTCGGTGCTCGGTCCGGTGATCGGCGCAGCGCTGGTGGTGCTGCTGCCGGAAGCGCTGTCGGATCTGGCGGAGTATCGCCTGCTGGCGTTCGGCGTGCTGTTGTTCCTCGTGCTGCGCGCCGCGCCCTCGGGCATCGTCGGCCTCGCGGAGCAACTTGCGGCAAGATTCTTGCCGGCGCGCAAGCCGGTGGCCGAGCCCGCGATCGCAGCGGCGAATGCCGATGCGGCGATCCTCGAGACCCACAGCGCGGCGGGGCTCGATGTGACGGATCTCTCGATTTCGTTCGGCGGCGTGCGCGCGGTCCAGGGGGTATCGTTCAAGGCGGCGCCCGGTGCCGTCACCAGCATCATCGGCCCCAACGGGGCGGGGAAGACCAGCGCGCTCAATCTGCTCTGCGGCTTCTACCGGCCGCAGGCGGGGACGGTGAAGCTCGGCGACCGCGATGTCACCGGCATGACGTCGCATTTGCTGGCGCGGGTCGGCGTGGCGCGCACGTTCCAGACCACGCAGCTGTTCGGCTCGCTCACGATCCTGGAAAACATCCTGCTGGCCGAACGGGTCGGCCGGCTCGGCGGCGTTGTCTCCGCGCTGCGCAACGCGGAGACCGAGGGCTTTGCCCGATTCCTGCTGCGCTTTGCCGGTGTCGACGGCGACGTCGATCGTCTCGCGGATTCGCTGTCCCATGGCGAGAAGCGGCTGGTCGAGATCGCGCGCGCGCTCGCGTTGCGGCCCCGCATCCTGTTGCTCGACGAGCCCGCGGCGGGCCTCTCGAAGGGCGACAAGCAGCGCCTGACCGCGCTGTTGCGCCGGATCGCCGATCTCGGGATCGCCGTCATCATCGTCGAGCACGACATGCCGATGATCATGTCGCTGAGCGATCTCATCGTCGTGCTCGACGGCGGCAAGCGCATCGCGACCGGCGATGCGGCGGCGATCCGCAACGATCCGCTGGTCCGCAAGGCCTATCTTGGCGACGCCACGCCCGGCGAGAAGAGCCGCGCGCCGCGGCCGGCGCGGCAGGGCACCGCACTCGAGGTCAAGACGCTCGATTCGTTCTATGGCCTGTCGCGTGCCTTGAACGGGATCGATCTGGTGGTCGCTCCCGGCGAAGCGGTCGCCGTGCTCGGCGCGAACGGCGCCGGCAAGACCACCCTGATGCGGTCGATCGCCGGTCTCGAACCGCCGCGATCCACGGGCGAAGTACGGCTCGCCGAGACGCGCATCGACAGGATGCCGGCACATATTCGTGCCCGCTATGGCGTCGTGCTGGTGCCGGAAGGGCGGCAGGTGTTTCCGGAGCTGACGGTGAAGCAGAACCTCCAGCTCGGCGCCTACGCGCGCAAGGGCCTCGACCTGGATGCCGAGATCGAGGCGATGTTCGTGCGCTTCCCGCGGCTGAAGGAGCGCATCGACCAGCGCGCCGGCTTGCTGTCCGGAGGCGAGCAGCAGATGCTCGCGGTGGCGCGCGGACTTCTGACCGGGCCGAAGATCTTCATGCTGGACGAGCCGTCGCTCGGGTTGGCGCCGCTCGTCGTCGATGAGCTGTTTGCGTCCTTCGAGCGGCTGCGGAGCGAGGGCATGACCATCATCGTGGTCGATCAGATGGCAGGCCACGCGCTCGCGCTGGCCGACCGGGCCTATCTCCTGGAGACCGGTGCGATCCTGAAGAGCGGCGCCGCCGACATCATCGCCGAGGATCCGCTGCTTGAGGCAGCCTATCTGGGCGGCGAGGCCCAGGCAGGCGCGCCGCAACGGTTCGCGGCCCAGGCACGCTGA
- a CDS encoding DUF1116 domain-containing protein has product MKLIEDANQQALARILEGEPRLIDIVPARQLIPGLRERMILHAGPPISWDRMCGPMRGAVAGAIVFEGWAQDLPTATKLAASGEIEFHPNHHFGAVGPMTGMTTMSMPLFVVENARFSNRAYCAINEGLGKVMRFGGNDASVLKRLAWLRDVFGPTLGKAIRAAGGIDLKSIVARGLSMGDELHQRNLACSSVFLREIAPWMARTSTDNAVLAECLAFIGQNDQFFLNIAMAMGKAITDPANGIRGSTIVTTMCRNGTDFGIRVSGLGEQWFTAPVEMPEGLYFAGYSEKDANPDMGDSAIVETIGLGGFAMAAAPAVAGFVGAGAPSEAGNFTRSMGEITVAQNPEWTIAAMDFAGVPTGIDIRLVVDSGVVPVINTGIAHREPGIGQVGAGVVKAPLACFQQAIVAIAKDLGVS; this is encoded by the coding sequence ATGAAGCTGATCGAAGACGCAAACCAGCAGGCGCTCGCCCGGATCCTCGAAGGGGAGCCGCGGCTGATCGACATCGTTCCCGCCCGCCAATTGATCCCGGGCCTGCGCGAACGGATGATCCTCCACGCCGGACCGCCGATCTCCTGGGACAGGATGTGCGGCCCGATGCGCGGTGCGGTCGCGGGTGCCATCGTGTTCGAGGGGTGGGCGCAGGATCTGCCGACTGCGACCAAGCTCGCCGCCAGCGGCGAGATCGAATTTCACCCGAACCACCACTTCGGGGCGGTCGGCCCGATGACCGGCATGACGACGATGTCGATGCCGCTGTTCGTGGTCGAGAACGCGCGCTTCTCCAACCGCGCCTATTGCGCGATCAATGAGGGGCTCGGCAAGGTAATGCGCTTCGGCGGCAACGACGCCAGCGTGCTGAAGCGGCTCGCCTGGCTGCGCGACGTGTTCGGGCCGACGCTCGGCAAGGCGATCCGTGCTGCCGGCGGCATCGACCTGAAATCGATCGTCGCGCGGGGCCTGTCGATGGGCGACGAGCTGCATCAGCGCAATCTCGCCTGCTCGAGTGTATTCCTTCGCGAGATCGCGCCCTGGATGGCGCGAACCTCGACCGACAATGCCGTTCTCGCCGAATGCCTCGCGTTCATCGGGCAGAACGATCAGTTCTTCCTCAACATCGCGATGGCGATGGGCAAGGCGATCACCGATCCCGCCAACGGCATTCGGGGTTCGACCATCGTCACCACCATGTGCCGCAACGGCACCGATTTCGGGATCCGCGTCAGCGGGCTCGGCGAGCAATGGTTCACCGCGCCGGTCGAAATGCCGGAGGGGCTGTATTTTGCCGGCTACTCCGAGAAGGACGCCAATCCGGACATGGGTGACTCCGCGATCGTCGAGACGATCGGTCTGGGCGGATTTGCGATGGCGGCGGCGCCGGCCGTCGCGGGCTTCGTGGGGGCCGGCGCGCCCTCCGAGGCCGGAAACTTCACGCGCTCGATGGGCGAGATCACGGTTGCGCAGAATCCGGAATGGACCATCGCCGCAATGGACTTCGCGGGCGTGCCGACCGGCATTGATATCCGTCTGGTCGTCGATTCCGGCGTGGTGCCCGTCATCAACACAGGCATCGCCCATCGCGAGCCCGGTATCGGGCAGGTCGGTGCCGGCGTGGTCAAGGCGCCGTTGGCGTGCTTCCAGCAGGCGATCGTCGCGATCGCCAAGGATTTGGGTGTGTCATGA